ATCAGATACTTCCAATTCTCAAATAATTGTCCCCGGATACGATTATTACCCACAACGATAATGTATCTACCACCCGTACACAATACTTTGTAGACTTCGGTAAGGTTCTTTCTCATATCCTGTAAGTACTTAAAGGCAATGAACGCCCGTCTTGGATCAATCTCAAAAATATTCGCCATGACCCTATCTGCCTCTGGAATTCCTATTTCGTGTCGGAGTTTATAATGGTGGGCTGAAACGCTTTCCGTGCCAACATTCTGCTTTTTCAAAGCGGTTAATGAATTCTGTGCGAAACCTAACCAATACATCTCCAATTGATGGGTTCTCGGATAATCAACGGCATTGACATAAGGAGGTGAAGTTACCGCTAAATCAAAAGAATTCGCCTCGTATTTAATGTTTCTCGCGTCCATGTGTTCTGGAAAATCAGCGGTTATGCCCGATGGATAATTTTGGGAGAACATTACCATTTTAGGCACTTTAACTGAAACTGCTTTCGCAAATCGGTTCAGTGCATCAGAGGGACGAATCAATTTGTTCAATTTCTTCCGAATCACAGTCCGAGTACAATTGTCATCTGCATTGGAAACAGAGCGAATGATAGAAGAAAGACAAATCTTAAAGAAATCTCTAACAGCATCGTCGGTATCAAGGGACTGAATCTGTTTTTTTAAATAGGTCAGTTCCAAGAGAATTTCCTTGTTGAACCAGTTGTCCCTGTAAGGAAAATCTGGTAAATCCGATTCAGCGACAAGCGAAGGGCGGTAGTGGAGGATAGACTCCAAAAGGACCTTTTGTGCTGACTTGAGTTCTTTTTCCGCCAAAGGAGTTACCTTCACCTTTGAAACGAAACGGAAAATGGATCGACATCAATTCCAACAGAGTGACGCCTTGAAAGGAGGGCTTCAACATTTGTAGTGCCACTTCCTGCAAATGGGTCGAGGATCCAATCGTTTTCTTGAGAATATCGTTTGATAAGCCAACGCGGTAGTTCTGGAAAAAACTTGGCGGGATACTTATGTAAGCCGTGTGTTAGGAAACTCTGATCATAGCTGATGAATAGAAATCTGTCGCCCTCGTTCGCTGGGAGGTCAACAGGGATGTCTCCATCCACTCGAACAATGCTTTCGTTAAAATCGTTTACAATTTCAGTAATGTTATCCATGTTTTTCTCCTGTAGTAAAATCTTTTAGTCTTCTCGGGTGAAAACACAGTGGTTAAACTTGGATGATTGGCTTCCGTTCAAGTTCTTCTATCTTCCATCGGAGTGTCCGGATTTCTTCTCGCTGTCGCCCGCGTTATTTGCTGTACTGGTAGACGAGGGAACTCAACGGCACAGCGACAAAACCGATAATGGCGACGATTAAAGCAATGATTAGATGGCCTTGGAAGTTTATGCGGTCCCGTAAATCCGTGATACGTTTCCCCTGGTCTTCAATACGGGTATCCAGTTCCTTCTTAACGTCATCGATGCGTTCCCCCAACCGAACCTCAGACTCGTTGACAATCTGGCGAATTTTCTCTAAATCCTCAACACTTAATTCAGCAAATACAGGCGCGCTGGCATATAAAACTAACATGATGATGAGGAACAGTCTTAACATTTTCATAGCAACTTCTCCAGACCTTAGCATTTTTTTTCACACATCATTGATACATTATAGCACAACTGCCCAGTATTCCCAATGGAATTTTCATCCCCAAAGGCGTGGAAAAGTAACAGCCACCACATCCATCGTCATAGCAACGAGCCAGTGAATTGCCGCACCGTAGAGAAACGAACGCGTTTCCAACGCCAGCACACCCAGCAATACACCCGCAATGACAGAACCGATTGCCTCCGGTAACGGCTTTGAATAGTGCATCACAGCAAACGGAATCGTCTGAATTAGGAGCGTATAGTTCCCAAATTTCCGTTCCAATCCGAAAAGCATAAACCCACGGAAAAAGAATTCCCACGAGAACATGTAAACACCGTATGCGAGTTGATAGGGTAGAAACGCCTGCCAACTGCTCGCAACCACCTTACTGAGTGGATACTTTGCCACGAAAGGCGGGTACACGATGACCGCGAGGATAACCACAGGCACCATCAGAACCCATGCCACCCCTGTTATGCTCCATCCAAGTTTCTGATTCCCGAGTTGGAACCCGTAGTCCTTCAACCGTTCCTTTGTTCCAAATTGCGCAACGAGGACAGGCGCGAGGAGTAAGGTGAGTGCTGTCGTCAGAAACCAGTAATAGTAGGAATGGCTTTCCGGCAATGGAATGTTGATAAAGTATTCGGCGAAGTGTTGCCTAAAAAAACTGCGTCGGCTGTAATACCTGTGCAACGTTAACAGGAGTCCAGAAGCCAGCAGAATAACAGTTGCCTGTTGTTCCCAACCGCGTAGATATTTCTCTTTTAAGTCTTGGAGACGGGAATTCATCTTGACACCTGGTCCCTTTTAGAGTATTATATCTTGAATGGCACAAATTTACAACAGTCGGCCAAGGAGATCGGGGTTCTAAGGTCCGATTCGCAAAAAATGCAAAGGAGCACGATGTTTGCCCCTGATCAGATTCATCGCATTTTAATCATCAGACTCGCCCCGCTCGGAGAAACCATTCTCACAACGCCCGTCATCCGTGCCTTACGTCAGCACTTTCGAGAGGCCTATATCGCTTACATGGTAGCCCCGACACGAGAGGATTTAGTGTCCGCAAATCCACACTTAAATGAGGTGCTTACCTATCAAGCTTCAGTGCCGAAACTCATCTATCAAATCGCTCAGCGAAAATTCCAAATGGCGGTTGTGCTACAACCGACATTCCGTCTCGTCCTTCATACATTTATTGCCCGAATCCCATTCCGTGTTGGATTTGAAACCAACGCCGGTGGAAAGAAATTGTTGAGTCTCGCCGTCCCGAACAACACCTTACAGCACGAGACACAGCGGTATCTTGATATCGTCCGGGCACTGGGCGTTGAAGTCGTAGACACTGAACCGGAAGTATTTGTTGATAGCGCAAGCATCGCGTGGGTGAACAATTTTCTTCAAAGCCAGAAACTTAATGATAATAAGCGCATTATCGGTCTCAATCCGGGTGCCGCGACGGCTTATCGCCGCTGGCACGCCTCGAATTTCGCTGCGCTGGGTGACCGGTTACATGAAAGATACGGCGCACATATTATCATCACGACCGGACCACGGGAAGATAACTTAGCAGATCAGATAGCCCAATTGATGTCCCATTCGCCGATTATTGCCAATCAGGCGACTCCGATGCAACTCGCCACACTTTTGCAACGCTGTGATTTATACATCAGCAACGATACCGGACCGATGCACCTCAGTACCGCCGTGAAAACACCCACGGTTGCCTTGTTTGGTGCCTCTAACCTTATCCAGTGGGCACCACCGTGGGACAGACATGCGGTGGTCGCCCGCAAAGCATGTCCGTTTATGAGAACACTATCGTCCAGAGAGTGGGACACATATCCCAATCGCGCACGCGAAAATTTTGAGGCGATTACCCCAGATACCGTCATGGCGACAGTCGAGGAACTCGCATGGTGAATCCTGTACGCAACCGAACCGAAGGATTAGACGCACAACGCATCGAAAAGTGTCTCACCGACATCCGTGGTAGAATGTATCGGCAGGCACTCTTGCAGACGATCGTATCTACGCTTTTCTGTGGACTTGTGTTGCTTGTGATGCTGTTCTTTCTGAACCGAGTGATTCCGCTACCGATACGGATGTTGACCGTTAGTTGGATCATCATCTTTGTAGCGACGGTTGTCGGTATATGTCTTAGTGTCAAGCATCGCAAGAACTTACACTTTATCGCGCGAACCGTTGACGAAAAAATAGAACTCCGTGAGCGTCTCAGTACGGCGTTTGGATTGATGCAGACTAATCCCAAAAACGCATTCGCACAGCTCCAAATCCGGGATGCCGCAGAAACTACGATAACCTTAGATATAAAAAAAGTAAGTCCGTATCGTCTGCCAAAGCTCCTAAAACTATTTCCCATTCCTCTGTTGTTAATTGCGCTTTCTTTCACTGTTTCGCCCTTCTATGAAGTGCCGCAACCCTTGACGGATTCGCAGCAGCAGGTGTTAAATCGAGCGATTCAAGACCTTGAAGGGCGGCACGTTAAAGATTCTACCTTGCAGACACAAATCAGCGACACAGTCAAAGATTTGAAAGCCGCATCAGAGATCAACACGGCGCAAAAACACCTCAGCGAGCTAAAAAAAGAGATCCGCAAACAGCAAGCAGAGCAAACCACTATTACCGAAGCGACAGAAGTGAGTCCCAGTTTTCACAGCATGGATGCCCACCAACTTGCTGCAGAACTCGAAACCCTCACTGAACAGGCTGAGATACCACCAGAACTCCAAGCAGAGCTTATGAGACTCTTTGAACGTTTGGCTGAAGGTCTGCCGAAAGGAGAACTCAACGATTCACTGAACAAGATTCAGGGACAAGCGGTCACGCCGGAAACGTTGCAAGATATTATCGCTGCCCTTGAGAAGATAGAAAAATCGACAGACCTCGCGCAACTGGAGGCACAACTCACCGCAAGCCAGAAGGACTTGGCATTAGCAACGCTCGACACCGAATCCGCAGGCGGTGGGATTGCGAATAGCGATGGGGCACCTGGGCGCGACATAGGGACCCACGCAGTCCAAGGCACTCGTGAAGGTCCATCAAATTCCAATCTGCCGTCTGAATTGCGGACAGCGGATGCTGGTAAAGTGGAAAGCGAAACAGGCACCGAAGATGCTACGGTTCCACTCATCGGCGAGAAAACTCCAACGCTACAAGGGAATGGAGAACAATTGATACTTACAACAGCCACCTCCGGTAATGCCGAAGGTGCCTCTCGCGTCTTTACGGGTGAGGTTAGCGACGATACACCTGACTATTTACCCTTTGCCGATGTAGTCCTCAACGCTTCGCGTGCGTATGCTGAAGCCGTAGAAAATAATCATATTCCTGTCCGATACCAAGCACAGATTAAATCTTATTTAGAGGCAATTTCCAAAAAATAATGAAAAAGAGCATCATTAAAATTCTAATTACTGTTGCAGTCGTTGTGGCTGTTTATCTCGTATTGAGATCCTACGGTGTAACAGACGATATCCGCTTAGAAAACGTACCGAAAATCAAAACATGGGTAACAAGTTTTGGGGCAATTGCCCCGTTAGTCTACATGGGGCTTTACCTCGTATCAACTGTCTTTTTCCTTCCCGGTTCACCAGTAACTATATTAGCCGGTTTCGTCTTCGGACCCGTATGGGGCATCTTTTACGCGTCCGTAGCTTCCATCATCTCTGTCTCCCTAGCTTTTCTCATAGCCCGCTATGTTGCCCGCGATCTCGTTGAGGGGTGGGTCCAAGACAATGCACAATTCCGCAAAATAGATGAGCAGGTTGAAGAACAGGGATGGCGTATCTTGATGTTTACACGCCTGGTCCCGATTTTCCCATTTAACCTGCAAAACTATGCCTATGGACTCACCAGTATTCGGTTCTCCACTTATGTACTTGTCTCTGCCATATTTATGTTGCCGGGCACCGCCGCGTTTGTCCAACTCGGTGGTGCATTCGTGAGTGGTGAGGGCAATATTTGGAAGACGCTCCTCTATCTTGGAATCGCGGGTGTGCTGATGCTCCTGCTATCCTTGATTCCGAAACTGCTACGAAAATATCAGACGAAATTGTAGGTGAAAAAAATCGATGAAACCGGAGCGTTACGGGTGCTTCTGAATTAACGCCGCTACCGCCGCAAGCGCTTCTTCACGGGTTCGGATTTCACCGTCAAATTGACGGTCCTCAATCTCTTTTAACAGATCTCCAATGTGCGCCCCTTCTCTCAACTGAAATTCCTGAATCAGATCGGTCCCCGTGATGAGTCTGCCCTGCCTGCAGATCGGTAGAATGTGTTCATAGTAAGTATCTGCAATCTGTTTTAGAATTGCCGAATCGATCGGATATAACGCTGCGGAATATAGAAGGATACCCCACCAATCGGGCGCATAAGTTCTCAGGAAACGATTTATCCGTTTCTGTGTCAATTGTGAGATTGTGTTTTTAAGTTCCTTACCTCCTGAGATGAGGCATTCCATAAATTGCACCGCTTTTCGACTGAATCGAAGACGTTTACCGATACCCTCCAAATCCTCCCCGAAGAGTAGGCTAAATTTGATGAGCGAACGTCTATTGATTCCTACACCGAGCGCCTCTTGGAGATAGCGATTAATATCCCTGCGATAGGCGTGGAGGGTTGCAGGAATTGGACCTTCCTCGAAAGTCTCAAGTGGAATCCAAGCCCGACGCGCCTCTCTTACAGTTGGAACGACCTGCGTGAGGAGTCCTGCCGCTTCCATCTGTTGCAAATACGAGTGTGCTTTCCTAACGTAAAAAATTTTCATCAGTTCGTCCCGACACCGTTCCGCCGCGACATCAGACAGCATCGACCTATATGCTGCTACCAGATTGATCGCATCCTGGGAGATTTTGAAGTCTAACTGTGCCGCGAATCTATAAATCCGTAGCAGTCGAACCGGATCTGCTATCACCACCTGTTCGCTCGGAAATCGGAGTATGCCTGTCTCCAGATCTTTCATGCCGTCGCACGGATCAATTACACGCAATGGAGGGTGTTTGCTCGTCTCATTTGTAAATATCCGCGCACTTTCAAACGCGATTGCCATGGCATTAATCGTTAGGTCCCGCAAACGTAGGTCATCAGTGAGCGATGCGGCTCGGAACTGTGCGAAATCCATACTGAGCTGTGGGGTCCCTGAAATACTGTTCTGCTTCACAACCACGCGGGCAGTGGATGGGTTCTCCTCTAAAGCGATGGCGACTGCTCCGATGTTGGCAGCAAACGCTTTAGCAAACTGGATTGCATCAGACGCCAGTGTAAAATCCAAGTCTGTCGTCCGGCGCCCCAAGAATAGATCCCTCACGCTGCCGCCGACAAGATAGAGCTGCACACCTTGATCTTTTGTAAAAGCTCTGAGTGCCTTCAGGATCGGGGTGTCAGATAGTTCTTGAAAAGTCTCTGCGGCTCTGTTCATTGCTTGGCTCGTACCTTCCGTCGTTGTGCTTTCCGTGAACGAAATAAAATCCCATCCAGATGGAGATGCGTCGCGTAACCGATGAAACTTGCGACATAGAACGGAAAACCGCTACGGATGGCATCCATAAGTCCCTCCCACGCTCGCAAGGCATTCAGTGAGTCTACGAGAGTTCCATCTGTTTCCCACTCTGAATATGCCGCATAAATCGGAATTAACAGAAACACACTCGGGAGCAAAAACATCGTAACCCTGGCATGCGTCCATCCACGATGTCTGCTCATGATCGGGAGCAGCGCAAATAGACCGAGCAGCGCCGATTCCAGATACTTTTGCAAAAAAACGATGAGCACTACGTTCAGCGCAAAGAGTACGGTATAAAATATTTTCTGACTCTTGCTTTTAATATCAACGTCAGGCCACAATCCGAATAGGACCGCAATAGCAAAACAACCGATGATTTTTACAACGTCCGTTACCCGTGGAATGGTCGGATTCCACTCCTGCGGCACAGTATCATAAAGAATTGGAACGGCGAAGGTGGCAATAAGCGAGACCGTGAAAAAAGCACTATAAGCGACCAAACCACCGATCCAGTGTTCGCGAAACATGCTCATGGAAAATAGTATAGCACATTTATGCCTCGGAATGAAAATTACTTCGCGTCCCAATCAACGGGCGTGAATAGCGTGGATTTAATTTGACTTTCAGCACAGAATATGATACAATTATGTCATAATCTTTATGAGTCTTACTTTTAGCGATAGATCTTTTACGGGCAGTGCCGTCAGCCTTCAATCCCCAAGATTAGGCTTACCGTTATCCCCCCTAAAGACCCACATTTTAGTGTGTGGGTGCTATCATTGAACAATTCGCTTGACTAAAAAAAGGAAAACGGGTATTATGTAACTATAGAGGTGGATGGGCGAGAATTGATACCCCGTTGCTTCGGCATCGGTCGGGTCGTAAAACGCAGTTCTTGGAATTTGGATGAGGTTTCCTCCTCGATTGACTTATTCTTTTTAACTGTGCGCTACGACATCATATAAACCGCGAAGTACCTCTAACATTGGGAATATCGCGTTTTTTTATTTTTTATTATATTTCAGTTAGGTATGACAGCAGCCGAGAAAAACTCCATTATTGAGATATTAGCACCCATGCTTGAGACTGATGATATTGAGCTTGTGGATGTTGAAACACATTCAAAAACGCTGCGACTGCTTATTCATAAACCTGATGGGCTTTCGGTCGCAGATTGTCAAGCCGTAAATCAGGTCGTACGCCCGATCTTAGAAGTTCATGAGCATTTAGGAAACTACGCCCAGTTGGAAGTGGCTTCCCCCGGCATAGATAGACCCTTACGAACTGCTAAGGATTTTCAGCGAAATTATGGACGGACCGTCCAGATAGAAATCGCCGAAAAAAACGAACACAAACGGCACATACAAGGCACTGTCACACAGGTGGATCCTGATGAAGTCATTTTAGCACAGGCGGATGGAAAGAACATCGCCGTTAAAATTTCGCAAATTCTCAATGCCCGTATACACCTGAAATGGTAGAAAACAAGAACCGAAGACACACACCGCAATTATAAAAGATGGAAAGGAGCACGCGGACTGGTGATACAGGGGACGCTTGTTAACCTGTAGAATAAAACAGACCGCGGACAGCAATTATTATGTTAGAGAACCTCCAAAACGCTATACGTCAAAATACAGCACAGACAGATTTACCCGAAGAGGTTTTCGTTGAAGCGATAGAGGAGGCACTGCGTGCCGCCGCACGCCGGGTTTACGGTGCTGATGCCGACGTTTCTGTTGAGATTAACTTGGAGAAAGGTGATATACGGTGTTACGTCCCTAAAAAGGTCGTTAATATTATGCGCGACTTCTCAACCGAAATTCCGATCGAACAAGCCGTGACACTCCAAGAGGACATTGAGGTGGGTGAGATGCTCAACGTCGAGATTAACCCTAACGAGTTTGGACGGATTCCAGCACAGTTAGCGAAGCAAATCCTTTTCCAAAAAATCAAGCAGGCTGAGCGAGAAAAAATTTACCAAGAATTTGAGGGACGCGAGGGGGAAGTTGTCACAGGTTACGTTCAACGTTTTGAACGCGGTGGAATCATTTTGGATCTCGAGCAGACGGAAGCGTTTTTACCGCCCCGCGAGATGCCCCGTTCACATAACTATGAGCGCGGGAAACGCTTGCAATGCCTAATTCTATCCGTTAAAAATGAAATGCGGGGACCCCCCATTATTGTATCCCGAACCCATCGAGATCTCGTAGCGATGTTATTTGAGCAAGAGGTGCCTGAAATCTACGAAGGGCAGGTTCAGATTATGGCGGTCGCACGTGACCCTGGAAACCGAGCGAAGGTCGCCGTCAGAGCCACCGAAGATGGTATTGATGCTGTAGGCACATGTGTCGGCGTCAAAGGGATACGCGTCCAGACAATCGTTAGTGAACTTGATGATGAAAAGATAGACTTACTCGAATGGAGTGAAGATGCCAACGCCTTTATTGCCAATGCTTTGGGCGGGAGAGTTGGGGTCCGGAGAGTTGAACTCAATGAGGACGAAAAAAGTGCACTCGTCATTGTTCCTGACAATCAACTCTCTTTAGCAATTGGACAGCGGGGACAAAATGCACGGCTCGCCGCAAAATTGACAGGATGGAAGGTTGATATAAAGGGTGAGTCCGAAGATGCTGTCTCGATTAATGAACTCTTTAAACCCGAAGCTTCTGATACAACAGATGAGCAAGCACCAGACAGTCAACCAGAAAGTCCTGACCAGACTCTGCCAGAACAGGAAACTGAACACGTCGTTGACTTGGTGGAGGAGTTTGAGATAGACTCAGACACCGATGCTATTGAAACTCAAGGGACAGAGAGTCCTGACGATGATTTTGATACTGAGGCATAAAAGTGGGTGGAGTCATTGACGGATGCTATTCGCACTTGTATTGGGTGCCGTGGGAAATTATCGCAGACTGTGTTGGTTCGGTTCGTGTGTCAACGAGACAGAAAACTGCAAATCGACAGTCAAAAGAAGTTAGGCGGGCGTGGCGCTTACGTTTGCCCCTCTCAAGACTGTATTCGGAAAGCGTTCAAGTCTCCCAAACGGATTAACGCGTCATTACGTGTGCAACTGCCACGTGAGAATATAGCGCAGTTTGAACAGGTGCTTCTTCAAAGGACCCAAAAGTCCAAGACCGGAAAAGAAGAAAAGGAGGAATTGTTATGAATAAAGCCCAACGACAGCGGGCAAAGCCCACCAAAGAGAGTCAAGAGGAAAGCCTCGTTTCTGGGACGAAAGTTTACGAATTGGCGAAAGAATACAACCTAACAAACAAGGAACTTATCGCTCTACTTGAGGAGCACGGCGTTCGCGTTAAAAACGCAATGAGTACCCTTGATCCAGACACCGTCGCGCTTATTGAATCAGAATTAGCTGATGAACCGGTGGAAGAAACCGTTTCTACGCCTGAAACCCCCGTTGAAAACGCCGCAAAGGCGGAAGAAACTCCTACCGGCGCTGATTTGCAGATTATGGAAGGTACGACCGTCGCTGACCTCGCAGCAACGATGACGTTGCAACCTTCCGCCTTGATTATGCGTCTCATGAAGTTAAGAGTGATGGCAAACATAAATCAGAGGCTTGACTACGATACGCTTGTAATGCTTGGGGAGCACCTGAACTTTGAAGCCGTTCGGTCGAGAACGCTGGAAGAAGAACTATTGGCTGAGATACCTGATGACCCAGAATCTCTACAATCTCGGGCGCCAGTCGTCACAATCATGGGACATGTTGACCATGGGAAAACATCTCTTTTGGACTCTATTCGTCAATCAAATATCAGTGAATCTGAAGCAGGAAACATAACACAACATATTGGCGCTTATCACGTAATATTAAAAGGTGGGAGTATTGTTTTCTTAGATACACCGGGGCACGCCGCTTTTACCGCGATGCGAGCGCGCGGCGCACAAGTCACCGATATTGTCGTTCTTATTGTCGCAGCTGACGACGGCGTCATGCCACAGACGATTGAGGCAATCAGTCACGCAAAAGCCGCGAAGGTGCCGATTGTCGTCGCGATTAATAAAATAGATGTACCTGGAGCACGTTCAGACTACGTCAAACAACAATTGGCAGAACAAGAACTCCTGCCAGAAGACTGGGGTGGACAAACAATTTGTGTTGAGACTTCCGCTATAGATGGAACCGGGATTGACTTCTTGCTTGAAATGCTGCTTTTGGAAGCCGCTCTGCTGGAACTCAAAGCAAACCCAAGTAAACCAGCACGCGGGGTCGTTATTGAAGCACAGGTTGACAAAGGACGTGGGGCTATCGCAACCGTCCTCGTACAGGCGGGCACACTCAGAGTCGGTGATGTCTTTGTCTCAGGTAGATACTCCGGAAAAGTTAGAGCCATGATGGACGATTTCGGGAAACGGATGAAAGAAGCCGGACCTTCATGCCCTGTTGAGGTCCTCGGTTTTACCGGTGTCCCAGAAGCAGGCGACAGATTCTATGTCGTTGAGTCTGATAAGGACGCACGTGCCATCAGTGAAACCCGTCAGGACCAGTATCGCAATGAAAAACTCGGGGCAAATAGTCATGTGAGTTTGGATAACCTATTCCAACAAATTCAGGAAGGCGAAATCAAAGAATTGAATGTTGTTCTTAAAGGCGATGTACAAGGTTCTGTACAAGCCGTCGCTTCTTCACTGCTCGAGTTGAGTACCGATGAGGTTAAAATCAACATTATTCATCAAGCGGTCGGCGGGATTACCGAGACCGATATTTTGCTCGCCTCTGCATCTGACGCAATCGTCGTCGGCTTTAACGTGCATCCTACGACAGAGGCGGTACAAGCTAAAGAAACCGAGGGGATTGATGTTCGGACCTATAACATCATTTATAATCTCATCTCCTATATCCGTTCGGCTATGGAAGGCCTGCTTGACCCTGAGGTCCGAGAAGTCGTTATTGGGCGTGCTGAGGTCCGTGAATTGTTTAAAGTCCCACGTCTCGGTTTGGTTGCCGGTAGCTACGTCAATTGGGGACGAATTTCCTTCAACCAACCGCTGCGTGTCCTTCGCGACAATCGATTAATCCACGAAGGTAAAGTCAATTCGCTTCGCCGGTTTAAGGATAATGTCAATGAAGTGCAAGCAAACTACGAATGTGGAATAGGGATTGAGACATTCGCCGATTTGAAGATCGGTGATGTCCTTGAATGTTATGTTTACGAACAAGTGGCACGCTCACTTTCGTAAATCGGTTCTGTGCGTACAGTAACGTATCTTTACCAGGAATTGCGGTTGTCAATCGTAGTCCACACAACTGACTGACACTTTCATGCACATTGGTGTTTGTAAAATCCGTCTCCGAATTCCGGAAAGTCACTCGCTAAAAGCGAAACGCCGGGTTATCAAAAGCCTCATCGCAAGACTCAAAAATCGCTTTAACATCGCTATTGCTGAAGTTGAGGCGTTGGAGGCACATCAGTTCGCTATATTAGCCGCCGTTTCAGTTTCCAACGATCCTGTACATCTCAATAAGGTTATCTCACATCTTATTACCTTTGTTGAGACGAATGTAGATGCTGAATTAGTGGATTACGAAACGGAATTTTTCTTTTAATGAAGTTCGCAAGCCAGAACTTGCTGCGAGAGGTAGGATTAACATGGTAGATAATAGAAGGCAAGATCGGGTAGGAGCCCTCATTCAGCGAGAATTAAGCGAGATTATCCAACGATCTGTTAAGGATCCGCGCGTCGCGTTTTGTACTGTTACACAGGCCTCCGTCTCCCCGGATTTAAAGTATGTGGATGTGAAGGTGAGCGTTATCGGCGATGAGGATCAGAAAAGCAAAACGCTCGCCGGTCTAAAGAGTGCAGCGGGTTTCCTGCGACGCGAGATCGGGAACCGTCTGACGCTGCGCTATTCGCCGGAACTTCGGTTCGCTATAGATGAATCCGCTGACTATCTTTTCAAAATAGATGGGCTCCTCAAGTCTGTGACGACCGAAGACGAAACGACATAAAACCACGCTGCGGACACTTCATGAACACCCAACAGATGGCTAATACGCACGACTACGACACACTCCTTACCCTATTCGACCAATACCATACCTTCGCGCTTTCAACGCATATTAACCCTGATGGGGACGCAATCGGTTCCGAATTGGGACTTTACCTCTTTCTCACGAAACTTGGCAAATCCGTAAAAATATTTAACACAGATCGAGTCCCACCTAACTATCAATTCCTCCCGTTTTGGGATAGTATTGAGAACGCCCATT
This DNA window, taken from Candidatus Poribacteria bacterium, encodes the following:
- a CDS encoding DUF503 domain-containing protein, whose product is MHIGVCKIRLRIPESHSLKAKRRVIKSLIARLKNRFNIAIAEVEALEAHQFAILAAVSVSNDPVHLNKVISHLITFVETNVDAELVDYETEFFF
- the rbfA gene encoding 30S ribosome-binding factor RbfA; translated protein: MVDNRRQDRVGALIQRELSEIIQRSVKDPRVAFCTVTQASVSPDLKYVDVKVSVIGDEDQKSKTLAGLKSAAGFLRREIGNRLTLRYSPELRFAIDESADYLFKIDGLLKSVTTEDETT
- the infB gene encoding translation initiation factor IF-2 is translated as MNKAQRQRAKPTKESQEESLVSGTKVYELAKEYNLTNKELIALLEEHGVRVKNAMSTLDPDTVALIESELADEPVEETVSTPETPVENAAKAEETPTGADLQIMEGTTVADLAATMTLQPSALIMRLMKLRVMANINQRLDYDTLVMLGEHLNFEAVRSRTLEEELLAEIPDDPESLQSRAPVVTIMGHVDHGKTSLLDSIRQSNISESEAGNITQHIGAYHVILKGGSIVFLDTPGHAAFTAMRARGAQVTDIVVLIVAADDGVMPQTIEAISHAKAAKVPIVVAINKIDVPGARSDYVKQQLAEQELLPEDWGGQTICVETSAIDGTGIDFLLEMLLLEAALLELKANPSKPARGVVIEAQVDKGRGAIATVLVQAGTLRVGDVFVSGRYSGKVRAMMDDFGKRMKEAGPSCPVEVLGFTGVPEAGDRFYVVESDKDARAISETRQDQYRNEKLGANSHVSLDNLFQQIQEGEIKELNVVLKGDVQGSVQAVASSLLELSTDEVKINIIHQAVGGITETDILLASASDAIVVGFNVHPTTEAVQAKETEGIDVRTYNIIYNLISYIRSAMEGLLDPEVREVVIGRAEVRELFKVPRLGLVAGSYVNWGRISFNQPLRVLRDNRLIHEGKVNSLRRFKDNVNEVQANYECGIGIETFADLKIGDVLECYVYEQVARSLS